CCAGGGGGTGAAGGTTAATATCCTCAGGGGTGTTGTGTCGCTAGCACTTATCCCCTGATAGGAGGAGGCAAGAAGGTTCCTGAGCCTATAACCCTAATTATGAGAAAGCATGGGACACACCCAGATGGGGGACATCATACTAGAAACCCAGCTGATACTTCTCAAGACCGTGAAGGTCACGAGCAATACAGAAAGACTGAGGAAACTTCACAGGCCAGAGAAACTAGGGAGACAGGATGACTAAAGATAATACAGTATTCTGAGTTGGGTCCTGAAACAGAGAGAACCTGAGTGGAAGAAGAAATCTGGTGAAATCTGAGGAAAATCTAGTTTGATGAATAATACTGCCCCCggggagcccaggtggctcagtcggttaagcgtccgacttcagctcaggccatgatctcctggttcatgggttcaagccccacatccggctctgtgctgacagctcagagcccggagcctgcttccgattctgtctccctctctctctgcccctcccccactcatgctctgtctctctctctctctctctttcaaaaataaataaacattttttaaaaaaacttaaaaacttactGCACCAATGTTGGTTCCTAAGTTATGACAAATGTACTGTGGTCACAGGTGATGCTAACATGGCAGGAACCGGGAGGAAAGTTAGAAAGCgaccctctctgctctctccacttttctgtgattctaaaattaaaagtctaggggcacctggagggctcagttgcttgagcgttggacttaggctcaggtcatgatctagaggttcgtgagttcgagccccgcatcgggctctctgctgtcagtgcggagcccgcttcggatcctctgtccccctctctgatcctcccccgctcgcacacacactctctccctctcaaaaataaatgaagatttaaaaattaatagaaaattaaactgAAAGTCCAGGGGGGGAAAGGGGGGCTACTCACCCCCTCGGGAGGGGTAGGAGGAGTTAGTTTGTTGTGCCAAAATACTGCTAAGAGTTGTATATAGACTctgcagagtgggggtggggtgggatggtcAGCGTCCCTAACTCCCACGTTGTTCAAGCGTCTGCTGTACAATTCTGTTTGTTCGAACCATCCAGATCGTGGTATTTTGTCAGGCAGCCCTAGCTAACCCACCGCCTGAGTCAGAATTTTGCCAGAGGATTTTTGCAACGACAAAAAACCGAGGTAACCATAGGTCCCTGCCCCTAGGCCCCCGGTGCTCTCCAGGGAGCCTCCACTTGGCAGGGGTGAAGTGGGCTGAGGGAGTAACCAGCACAGGAGGCCACGAGAGAGAGATTTAGAGGCAGTAAAGTTGAGAGACTGGCTGCCATCCGGAGGGTTTGGCGGGGCCACCGGACTCACCAGAGCTCAGGAAGGGTTTGCCGCACAGGGGACAGCTGGAGTGGCCGACGAACGTCCCCTGGGCCAGCTGGTGCCCATGGAtgcattccttcctctctctagCATCCTGACCCTTGTCCTTTGGTTGTGCTGGGCTCTTCCCCTGTGGGGGACAGAAGCGAACCTCAGAACGCCCCGCGCATTCGGATCTCCCTGGCGTCACAGGGCTCCAGGGCCAGGGGCAACCTGACAATGTGGAGAAGGTGGACGGggtacccacccccaccccggtccGGCACCCCCTGACCTTCTCCTTCTGCCTGGTGACTCTACAGCGGAGGGAGCTCAGTCTGCGTTTCACCCTGGTGCTCCTGTCACTCCGCTCAATCTTGCTGGCACTGTCTTCGCTCCTAAGGGGTGGAAAGATGAACAGGGAGGGGCGGCAGGCCCAGGTCGCTCCTGGACCCCACGTGGAATTTGTCCCCCGCGGCCCCCTCGTCCTGTTTCGCTTCTTCTGTGGTCCCCgcactctctcctccctcctctcaatcacttattcactcaacaaacacagATGGTTACCAAGTTCCAGGAGATGGGGGTGCCGGGTTCACAGAGGGGACTGCAACATGGTCTCAAGCTTGGGGTCCCTCAGCGGGCCCAGGCTGGAAATCTTGGCTCTGTCCagttctgcctcctccctgctatTCACCCGCGGCCCCACCTTCTGATCAGCCTACGAATCCTGCCCATTTTTCCTTTGGGGTATCTCTCAAATcctgctctcctcttcccccttacATCCCAGCCCCGGTTCACTGTCATGCCTCTCCTGGATTACCGGCACCCCCTCATTTGatgaatacagttgacccttgaacaacgcagAGGTTGGGGCGCCAACCCCCTGCACAGTCAGAAATCCGtatataacttctgactcccccacaACTTAGCTACTGAAAACGTAAACTgtcaattaacacattttttatgtGTTATGGGTATTGGGTACTGTGTGCTAACAATAAggcaagctagagaaaagaagatgttactacaaaaatcacaaggaagaggggcgcctgggtggctcagtcggttaagcgtccgactcttgatttcagttcaagtcatgatcttgcggttcgcgggttcgagccctgcgtggggctctgcgcggattccccgtctccctctctatctctgcccttccccactcgctctctctctctcgaaaataaataaacgttttttttttaaaagaaaatcataaggaagagaaaatacatttcggGTCCtgtacaagtatttattgaaaaaaatccacggATAAGTGGACCCgcgcagttcaaacccgtgttgttcaaggatcaacggTAATTATTGAGTCAGCAGCAAACACACCCAGCCCCTGCGGAATCTATCCACTGGAGGGAGATCCACACCTCCAGTCTGCAGACCCTGCCCTCCCCTCAGCCCAGTCTGTGCTCGCCATTACCAATCACCAGAGAGCGGTGCTCCAGAGTCTCAGAGGTGATCTGACCCCTGCTGACTTCCCTCAccttccctcttcccagccccaccctgacACCATTCCTTAGGCCTTTCCGTTCCCCGGGAAGGCACCCCTTTCTtgcccccgtcctcctccccatGTGTTGGTGAACCCCTACTCTTCCATCGGAAGCCAGCTCAAGCCGTCGCCTCCTCCCGGAagtcctcctctgccctccaagGTGTATGAGGCGCCTCCCCAGCCCCTACCTCCATCGTTGCCCTGGCAGTTCCAGTGAgaggatggcgggggggggggggaccccacCTCCCGCCCGCAGCTTAGGGTCCTGCACAGAGGGCCACTGGTAGATGTGCGCAAAGCCAGGACGGGGCCCCAGCCTGAAACTCCCACTTGCAAACTTACTCAGACAGGAACTCAAACCAGGTGAGGTTTGAGTGGGCTTCTCCAGGGCTCACTGACAAGCGAGCCCTCTGTCGGGCCCTGCAGGGTCAGAGGGGACAGATGAGTGGGTCGgcagcccctccttccccagatgtcccatctcctgcctctccccccacccccaccttccggTGCCCTGGAGCCACATCCAGGACCCCACCATCCCTCCCACTGTGGGCTCTATCCACGGTCACTGTGACTGGTTTCCCAGCAGAGGGGGGGGTAACGCCTCTCGGCCAAACAAAATCAGCACGTCAGGAAGACTTTCTAGCAAATGGCAGTGTCTTGGGAAAGAGGCATCGTTTCTCATTTGTGTACAGGTACCTTCTGGGCtgggtccccccgccccccacatgtCCCCTGTCCTTTCCCACGTgcattcctccccccacctctcccatcCCTGTTTTCTCCCCTATCTCCCCGTCTTGTCCACACCCGTCCCCGCAGGCTTTCTCCCCACACTGTCCTTCACGTCTGGTCTGTCTTCCCAGCCCCGTTCCCTCACGCGTGTCCCCCTTCCCACTCACCCGTGGTACTGTCGAAGTTCCTGAAGCACCTTCTGGACAATCAGCCTGGGGTAGGGGGCGGGGGAAGTGTGTAAAAACAGCGCACCGTCGCCCTGGTTGTAGACACATCCCTCAAGACGCGCTGTGACTGCCCAGCCGGTCCCCAGGTCCCCATCCAGCCCctgcccggggggctcagcccctcccccgatGCCACAGTGAGAACCTTTCTGAGGGGCCTGGGTCTCTCCTCTgggagagggatggggtgggagagaagaCCGAGGTCACGGGGGGCTTGGGAGGGACCCCCGCCTTGGCCCCTTGGCGGTCCACTGGGGGTCCCCTCCCCACCGCGAGGCAGACACTCACACGTGATCCGGTTCCACGTGGTCCTTTTCCATGCACTCCAGCACCGGCGGCTCCAGGCCTGGAAgcggcccccaccccaggaggcATAGGTGTCAGGGGGCTCTGGGGCAGGCCGGCCCTGTGTGGACCCCCTCTGACCCATCCCTGCGGAACTGGAGACCGTCCAGAGGGGGCTTGCCACTCGGGGAGGGGAGGCACCAAGGGGGCAGAGATCCAGTGTTGGAAGCGCacccctgtccctccctcgccccccccccccgcccccgccccgtgtCTCAGGAGTGCTTACTGTATGCCAAGTGCTGTGCACAGGTGTGCTCAGTGAAGCCCCAGGTAGCCCCCCGGAGATACGCTCATTGCTCCCTTCTTACAGAGAAAGCCACAAGGGCTCAGAGATTTCTAGCAAGTGGtagatcttgcggtttgtgggttcgagccccgcgtcgggctctgagctgccagctcagagcctggagcccgcttcggtttctgtgtctccctctctctctgcccctcccctgcttgtgctctgtctctttctgtctctgtctctgtctctctccccaaaataaataaacattacaaaaaataaattaaaattaaaaaaaaaaagaaaagtggtagTTTTGGGTTTAGACTTTGGGTCTATCCGACAGCAGAGAGACACAGGCTCTTAGGACAGAGATTCAGAGATAACGAGGGAGAcgaaggaggggacagaggcagagacagaagagccCTAGGTGAGCGAGGGCATTGAGGTGGTGCGGTCCACTCTGGCTGGAGGCCCAGAAGGATGGGGCAGATGCCGGAggcctctccccctctgccccaccccccacaaggAGTAGGGCCCCAGTTCCTGCCCCTAAGCCCCCTCCACCAGCAGCCCTTTCCCAAACTCTCAGGCCCAACTGGGGTCCCATCCAGGGAGTCCCCCAGCAGAACTCCCCTACCCTTCTTGGTTTGAATGAGGGAACCCCCCCAGGCTGGGCTACCTTGAACAGCAGGAGTGGGCACCTCCAAAGCCGGAGAGATTTCCAGGGAGCTGATCTCATCAAAGGACACGGGAACCGACCGTGACCTCACTCTTTTCTCAGGGCTGTCACATTCCTGTGGGGAATAGGCATCTCGATAAGCCAGGGAGGCAGCCCGGACTGCAGGCCAGCTCCCCAGATAGAGGGTCCCTAGCCCCATCCTCCAGCCGTGGGCGGGGGCTTGCCTCGGCCACCGGGCACAGGGATAGATCCCCGCAGCAGCAGCCGAGGGCTGGAGCCCCGAAATCTGAGCTCCGGATGTCAGCCCATCAGGGATTTCTCCCCAGGTCATGGTCCTGGCCAAAGATGCCTCAGCCACAGGCTACAGCCCTGAGGCTGGAGTCCCAGACCTGAGACGAGATCTACCCGGTCACCAACGGGGCTTCCTTCCAGCTGCAGAGATGCAGAGACATCCCCCCAGCGTCCCAGACCATGGGTTAGACTTGTGACCGAGGATCCCCTACTGTGGACCCCACCCCAATGAAGAACGCTCAGGCCTGGGCTGGAATCTCAGGACTCAGTGACTCCCCGGTTATGGGCGGCCCCATGAACAACCCCGCTGTGACAGGTAAGTCCCACTAGCTGCAGGTAAGGaacctcttccctcccacccgccGCGCTGGCTCCTGGGTCCCAAGCTGTGGTCCCGAGGGTGGTCATGGGTTGCACCCACCTTGCCTGGGTGCTCTGCTGGGGTCGCACCCCCAGACAGACACTGTTGGGTCCAGGCCTGCAGATCCTCTCCCGGCAAGTTCAGAGCAAGGCTAGCCAGCGTCCGAGGGAGACAGGGCCCCTCGTTCACAGCCGCGGCCTGGAGGCTGAGCCTGgcggaagaagagaggaaggcagggcttCAGTGTGTCTTCTCCACAGGGCTGTTTCCCCAGCTCCACATCCAGGGGCTTGGGGGGACCTGTGGGCCATCCTTcccggggggcagggaggagtggTCAGGGTATAGGGGGGTGTTCAGTCTCCCCATATGGGAGGAGAGGTCGGGGGAGCCTTGCTGGGGACTCTGCAGGTAGGTCCACACCTTTGCACGGAGGACACATCATGTTTACCCAGACCGGATGTCTGTTTGCGGTGACttgggaggggttgagggaggcaggtgcggggtggggggggggggtcaaaccCCCCTCCACTGTGTGGGGCTGCTGCTGTGTGTGGAGTCGAGCACACGTCTGTGTTCTAATCACGAGTGCATCCGTGGCTCGGTGCGTACATGCGCGACCAGACACCTCACACATTTAGGCTTTTATGTAGGGGCTGGAGCGGGGCGAGCACGGACGCCTGCGGGCGGGTACGCTCGCTCGGTGCGCACGGGCCCGTGTGTGCACCTGCCGCGCGAGCCTACGGTCTTCGTCTCGGGGTCGTGCGTGCTTATTCAGCGGGCACGCGGGCTCGTCCGCCCTCACAGGCTGTGTGTGCGGGACGCATGTGTGTCTGGGGAGCTGGTCTTTGGGGCTTCCTCCGCCAACACTGCAGACACCGCCCCGCCCCCTTGCAGATTGCAGGGGCGAGGCCCCGCCCTGTCCTGGGGGCGCGTCGCGGAAGCCTGACCTCTGCCAGCTCTCGGAGCAGCTCCGAGACCTTTCCCAGCTGCGTCTCCGAGGCCCGCCCTGGGACTCTGCCGAGCTGGAGAAGGGCGAATCTCCTCCGGCCTCTTCACTGGGGGGGCCGCTGTCCCTGGCCTCCCCAGGCTGGCTGTGGGAAAAGGCCCCAAGGCCCAGGTCCTGGAGATACTCGCTGCCCTGAAGGGCCCCCAAGTCCAAGCTGAGGTCCTCGGCGCTGTCGCTGAGCTGTCCTAGAAGGCCATCCTCCTGGAGACCCgtgtgggaggggaagagggcgTTGACTGCGGGTGCCAGAGGCccctgcccatcaccccccccccccaggtggggTGGAATGTCCCCCAGGCGATCTGTCTAACCTGGGCCTTCACGGCCTCATCCCAAAAAAGGGGGCTGGAAGTCGGGACCTCTAGCCCTGACTCCACCTTGCCCGCTGGGTTTCCCTCCCATGGGCTTATAAAAGGGGGTAATAATCTctgctctgcctgcccccccccccaccccccgccgccttGTTTAATGTCTTCGAAATCAGTTTGTAAAAGCTCAGCACACAGATAAGTCATCCTTGGCGCTAAGGGCAGAATTTCATGCAGCGCTGGGGCTCCCTGCCTTGTCCCTGGGGTGCTTGGTACATTTCCTCATGGGTCTGTTGGACCCCAAGTGTCCGTCCCAGGCCCAGGCTAGGGTGCAGCAGGTGAGGACCTTGCCTCAGGCACAAAAtcaaagcgggggggggggaccctcAAACTCAGGAATCCAGAAAAATCAGGTtagtataatacatatatttttaaagtcaagagtcaggggcgcctgggtggctcagcatctgacttcggctcaggtcatgatccctcggttcgtgggttcgagccccatgttgggctctgggctgacagctcggagcctggagcctgcttgggattccgtgtctccctctctctctctctctctctgcccctcctctgttcacactcggtgtgtgtgtgcgtctctcaaaaaataaatacacaataaaaataataaaaataaataaaatgtcaagagTCATGCAAAGAGAGTCACGATGAACAGATGATCAAAATGTTAAATCATGACAGTACTGGACCCTGTGCTAGTACGACTCACCTCACTCCCGTCCCCTATTTCTGGCCCTGCTCCCTCATGGCCTGGAGTGCTCCAGCCAACACCTTCCCCTCTCTGACAGGGAGAAGCCCAGGGGGCACATTACAAAAGGCTCTGGGGCCAGCCCCCTCGGCAGCCTCAAGctgccacccacccacctgcGAGGCAGCGGCGTGCCAGGCCCCGTGAGACGCAGAAGATACACAGAAGTGGACCACGATGTGCCAGCCGCTAGTGCTCCCCACACAGTCATCCCGAACTAAACCGCATTGTCGCTAATCCCACAGCAGCTCCACCAGGGGGCACTGTTGTCCCACTTTCCAGatcaggagactgaggctcagggaggaacAAAGACTCACCCTGGATCACACACAGCCAGACTCAAACTCAGGTCTGTTTGGATCCAAGCCCTCTGCTCTGTCTTACgcttctctctccttgccctattcctttttctcttctctctctccttcccaatcATTCTGCCATCTTTTCCCCCAGCCAGGGAACTTGCCTTTCCTCTCCTTGGAAAACCTGTTCTCCTAGTCCACCTATGGTTGGCCtggcaaactcctattcatccttcaaaagcCAGCTTGGGCATGACCTGTGGCACAGAGACTTTCCTTGTCCAGACTTTTGTTAGGAGTGTCCTCAGACCGGGTttggtgggtaggtgggtggatgggtgggcttctccccactgcctcctgcaAAGCCAATGCTGAGCATGGCCCCAGGCACCTATGTGGTCTCAGGCAGCCTGTGAGACACTGTCCCAGCTGGTGGCCTGAAGGGGCCACGAGGGAACATGGCCCCCTTCATGGACCCTACACAAGTCCCCCAGgagggcgcccggctggctcagttggtaaagcatgtgcctcttgatctcagggttgtgagttcaagccccaggttgggcatagagatcactttaaaataaacaaacaaacaaacaaacaaataaaaagatggatGGAGATGTTAATAGATGTGCTTAAAAAGAAGAGGTCCCCAAGGATAGTATTGCCACATAAAATACAAGGCACTCAGTTATATTTGAATCTCAGATAAACCCCAAGTATTTTTTTAGGATAAGTATATTCCAAAGCATCGTAATATTTGACACTCAAATCTAACTGGGTGTCCTCTGATTTGGTTTCCTCAGTCTCGCAACCCTAACTC
This DNA window, taken from Panthera tigris isolate Pti1 chromosome A2, P.tigris_Pti1_mat1.1, whole genome shotgun sequence, encodes the following:
- the LOC122233190 gene encoding rho guanine nucleotide exchange factor 18-like, translated to PRTSQCGSLGVGAPVSLCIHDPCALCTSVHPCARVRPWHPVPLQQLVPQEAAGVGARLLRLPALLPTPLLRVLQLCGRGGSLLLEPGLGCPQTPASAQGWGPQRHRAGGQAVEKEEAEAELGHPAVPEGPASAPPGPPGSLSHGSWGPQELVAGLGTHGSEDKPLSGSEPKPCVQPFDSEAAASATGSSGGPWRPGCPDFPTMEDEQEDGLLGQLSDSAEDLSLDLGALQGSEYLQDLGLGAFSHSQPGEARDSGPPSEEAGGDSPFSSSAESQGGPRRRSWERSRSCSESWQRLSLQAAAVNEGPCLPRTLASLALNLPGEDLQAWTQQCLSGGATPAEHPGKECDSPEKRVRSRSVPVSFDEISSLEISPALEVPTPAVQGLEPPVLECMEKDHVEPDHVLIVQKVLQELRQYHGARQRARLSVSPGEAHSNLTWFEFLSESEDSASKIERSDRSTRVKRRLSSLRCRVTRQKEKGKSPAQPKDKGQDARERKECIHGHQLAQGTFVGHSSCPLCGKPFLSSDSSPWASVPCDVPRRPPIPGSRHP